Proteins encoded by one window of Emticicia oligotrophica DSM 17448:
- a CDS encoding IS5 family transposase — translation MEILSKNTIEQYILPNLSIGLRGKECEIEQLTAIVSAILYRLKTGCQWRQLPVKQFFNNKVLTWQGVYYHFNEWVKDGSWTKVWINILASNYSYLDLSCIQLDGSHTLAKRGGEAVGYQGRKASKTTNLLFLADNQGQMLACASPQEGKHNDLYNIQELFEELCQMLIKAGINLRGLFLNADAGFDSKEFRQICKNKEIEANIDVNSRNNKIENQSTEYQHFDEELYKRRVLIEHANAWMDSFKALLVRFETKAINWVALNLLAFSVRFLRKIKYKS, via the coding sequence GTGGAAATCTTGAGTAAAAATACGATTGAACAATATATATTACCAAATTTAAGTATTGGTTTACGTGGAAAAGAGTGTGAAATAGAACAGTTGACAGCTATTGTTTCAGCAATTTTATATCGTTTGAAAACAGGTTGTCAATGGCGTCAACTGCCAGTAAAGCAATTTTTTAATAATAAGGTTTTAACATGGCAAGGAGTCTATTATCACTTTAATGAATGGGTCAAGGACGGCTCTTGGACAAAAGTTTGGATAAATATTTTAGCATCAAACTATTCATATTTAGACTTATCTTGTATCCAACTTGATGGTAGTCATACACTTGCCAAACGTGGAGGTGAAGCTGTTGGGTATCAAGGTCGAAAAGCATCAAAAACAACTAATTTGCTCTTTTTAGCTGATAATCAGGGACAAATGTTGGCATGTGCCAGCCCACAAGAAGGAAAACACAACGACCTTTATAATATTCAGGAACTCTTTGAAGAACTGTGTCAAATGCTCATAAAAGCAGGAATTAATCTCAGAGGCCTTTTTCTAAATGCTGATGCTGGATTCGATAGCAAAGAATTTCGTCAAATTTGTAAAAATAAAGAAATTGAAGCCAATATTGATGTTAATTCTCGAAATAACAAAATAGAAAATCAATCTACTGAATATCAGCATTTTGATGAAGAGTTATACAAACGACGAGTACTCATTGAGCACGCTAATGCTTGGATGGATAGTTTCAAAGCATTACTTGTCAGGTTTGAAACGAAAGCAATTAACTGGGTGGCTTTAAATTTATTGGCATTCTCAGTTCGTTTTTTACGAAAAATTAAATATAAAAGTTAA